One Alkalicoccus halolimnae DNA segment encodes these proteins:
- a CDS encoding ABC transporter ATP-binding protein produces the protein MDYVIEMNNIRKEFPGIVANDNITLQVKQGEIHALLGENGAGKSTLMNVLFGLYQPERGEIKVRGEKVDITDPNKANDLGIGMVHQHFMLVQNFSVTENIILGSEPTTRGRIDLGKAEKHVQEISDRYGLKVDPKAKIEDISVGMQQRAEILKTLYRGAEILIFDEPTASLTPQEIKELIQIMNNLIDEGKSIILITHKLKEIMQVCDRCTVIRRGVGVGTVDVEGATEDSLAEMMVGREVSFKVDKKPAQPGETVLSIKDLTVEDIRKVDVVNKLSLDVRAGEIMGVAGVDGNGQTELVEALTGLRHSKSGSVFVGGKDISHYKPRKVTETGIGHIPQDRHKHGLVLDFTIGENLLLQTYYQKPFTKTGILNYNLMYEKAEELIKEYDVRTPSSKTMARSLSGGNQQKAIIAREIDRSPELLLAAQPTRGLDVGAIEFIHSKLIEERDKGRGILLVSLELEEVLNVSDRIAVIYEGEIVEIVDADKTNEQELGLLMAGGKKEEGEPTS, from the coding sequence GTGGACTACGTTATTGAAATGAATAACATACGAAAAGAATTCCCCGGTATTGTCGCGAATGATAATATTACGCTGCAGGTCAAACAAGGCGAGATTCATGCGTTGTTAGGGGAAAACGGGGCCGGCAAATCTACACTTATGAACGTCTTGTTCGGCTTGTATCAACCGGAGCGCGGAGAAATTAAAGTCCGCGGGGAAAAAGTGGACATTACAGATCCTAATAAAGCAAATGATCTTGGAATAGGAATGGTCCATCAGCACTTTATGCTGGTGCAGAATTTCTCTGTTACTGAGAACATTATTCTCGGGAGTGAACCAACGACTCGAGGACGAATCGACCTTGGCAAGGCAGAGAAGCACGTCCAGGAAATCTCTGATCGTTATGGGCTCAAAGTGGATCCTAAGGCTAAAATTGAAGATATTTCAGTCGGCATGCAGCAGAGAGCTGAAATTTTAAAAACACTTTACCGCGGAGCAGAAATACTTATTTTTGACGAACCAACAGCTTCGCTTACTCCACAGGAAATTAAAGAGCTTATTCAGATCATGAACAATCTCATTGATGAAGGAAAATCTATTATTCTTATTACCCATAAACTGAAAGAGATCATGCAGGTTTGTGACCGCTGCACGGTTATCCGCCGGGGAGTTGGAGTAGGGACAGTAGATGTGGAAGGAGCCACAGAAGATAGTCTTGCAGAAATGATGGTCGGTCGTGAAGTGAGCTTTAAAGTGGATAAAAAACCAGCTCAACCAGGTGAGACCGTTTTATCCATTAAAGATTTAACTGTGGAAGACATCCGTAAAGTAGATGTAGTCAATAAATTAAGCCTTGATGTCAGAGCAGGAGAAATTATGGGTGTAGCCGGTGTTGATGGTAATGGCCAGACAGAACTTGTAGAAGCACTTACGGGACTTCGTCATTCTAAAAGCGGCTCTGTTTTTGTGGGCGGAAAAGATATTTCACATTATAAACCGCGAAAAGTAACTGAAACAGGCATCGGCCATATTCCTCAGGACAGACACAAGCACGGGCTCGTTCTTGATTTCACAATTGGTGAAAACTTGCTTCTGCAGACATATTATCAAAAGCCTTTTACGAAAACTGGCATCCTGAATTACAACCTTATGTATGAAAAAGCAGAGGAACTGATAAAGGAATATGATGTAAGGACTCCTTCTTCAAAAACAATGGCCCGCTCATTATCAGGTGGTAACCAGCAGAAAGCGATTATAGCAAGAGAAATTGACCGTTCCCCCGAATTATTACTGGCTGCACAGCCAACTCGCGGTCTGGACGTCGGGGCTATTGAATTTATTCATAGTAAATTGATCGAAGAAAGAGATAAAGGCCGGGGAATTTTACTTGTCTCTCTTGAGCTGGAAGAAGTATTGAATGTCAGCGATAGAATAGCTGTTATTTACGAAGGCGAAATAGTAGAGATAGTTGATGCTGATAAAACGAACGAGCAGGAACTTGGACTGCTCATGGCCGGAGGCAAAAAGGAAGAAGGTGAACCGACCTCATGA
- a CDS encoding ABC transporter permease yields MMNALKGKAFAIIVPLVAILFGFLAGALIMLLSGTNPITGYGALISGIVGTPYDFGETLQRMTPLIFSGLAVAFAFRTGLLNIGVEGQLIVGWFTSVYVGLAIEAPMVIHLPLAIVAGAVAGALWGFVPGLLKARFQVHEVIVTIMMNYIAMHVTNSLIRTYLLDSGQRTSFINPTASLESPFLSELTQFSRLHWGFFVAAAACVLMWFILWKTRKGFELRSVGYNKNASLYAGMSVNSNIILSMSVSGAFAGAGGAMVGLGTYQYANILPSFTNIGFDGIAVALLGGSTSVGIFLSSFLFGGLQQGANMMQSQAGVAPELVEIIIALIIFFVASSYVIRWALGRLQSRKEEK; encoded by the coding sequence ATGATGAATGCACTAAAAGGAAAGGCATTTGCAATTATTGTTCCCCTGGTAGCTATTTTATTCGGTTTTTTAGCCGGAGCTCTGATTATGCTGCTCAGTGGAACAAATCCAATAACAGGATACGGAGCTCTTATCTCCGGGATTGTTGGAACTCCTTATGATTTTGGTGAGACACTGCAGCGCATGACCCCGCTCATTTTCTCAGGTCTTGCAGTAGCATTTGCTTTCAGGACGGGTCTTCTAAATATTGGTGTAGAAGGACAGCTGATTGTCGGCTGGTTTACGTCTGTATATGTAGGACTCGCCATTGAAGCTCCGATGGTAATTCACCTTCCGCTTGCTATTGTCGCAGGAGCTGTTGCCGGAGCACTGTGGGGATTTGTGCCGGGCTTGCTGAAAGCACGCTTTCAAGTTCATGAAGTTATCGTAACTATTATGATGAATTATATTGCAATGCACGTTACAAATTCTTTAATAAGAACGTACCTGCTGGACAGCGGACAGAGGACATCATTTATTAATCCTACTGCTTCTCTCGAGTCACCTTTCCTATCGGAACTCACCCAGTTTTCCAGACTTCACTGGGGCTTTTTCGTCGCAGCAGCTGCCTGTGTGCTGATGTGGTTCATTTTATGGAAGACGCGAAAGGGCTTCGAACTGCGTTCTGTTGGGTATAATAAAAACGCTTCTTTATACGCAGGTATGAGCGTAAATTCTAATATTATTCTCTCCATGTCCGTATCAGGAGCATTCGCTGGTGCCGGTGGTGCAATGGTAGGCCTGGGTACTTATCAGTATGCAAACATACTCCCGTCTTTTACGAATATAGGATTTGACGGTATAGCAGTAGCGCTATTAGGAGGCAGCACGTCTGTAGGGATTTTCCTTTCATCGTTTCTCTTCGGAGGGCTCCAGCAGGGAGCTAATATGATGCAGTCTCAGGCAGGGGTTGCCCCGGAACTGGTCGAAATTATTATTGCGCTAATCATATTCTTTGTAGCATCAAGCTATGTTATACGCTGGGCTCTCGGCCGCCTTCAAAGCAGGAAGGAGGAGAAATAA
- a CDS encoding ABC transporter permease: MDVILQILYIIVPAALIAATPLMLTAMGGLFSERSGVVNIGLEGLMIMGAFGGIVGTLMFESLGFGNASPWFGIMFAVLIGAVFALFHAVASISFRADQIVSGVALNFLALGLTVFLVREIFDRGQTDTISARIFRTDIPLLSDIPVIGPMLFSRVYVTTYVALLIVVIVWYVVFKTPFGLRLRSVGEHPMAADTMGIKVQRMRYIGVMLSGAFAGAGGSVYAVTIAGNFSAGTIVGQGFMALAALIFGKWTPFGAMGAAIFFGFAMALSTSAQQLPGLQNIPQVFFLILPYVLTILALAGFVGKAEPPKALNQPYTKGSR; encoded by the coding sequence ATGGATGTCATTCTTCAGATATTATATATCATCGTTCCTGCAGCATTGATTGCCGCCACTCCTCTAATGCTGACGGCAATGGGTGGGTTGTTCAGTGAACGATCCGGTGTAGTAAACATTGGATTGGAAGGCCTCATGATCATGGGGGCGTTCGGTGGAATTGTTGGTACGCTGATGTTCGAATCTTTAGGATTTGGAAATGCTTCACCATGGTTCGGGATAATGTTCGCCGTCCTGATCGGTGCGGTATTTGCTCTCTTCCATGCAGTCGCTTCCATTTCCTTTCGTGCTGATCAGATTGTAAGCGGGGTTGCCCTGAACTTTCTTGCATTGGGTCTGACTGTCTTTCTCGTCAGGGAGATTTTTGACCGGGGGCAGACTGATACAATCAGTGCCAGAATTTTCCGGACCGATATACCACTCTTAAGTGATATACCTGTTATTGGCCCTATGCTTTTCTCAAGAGTTTACGTGACTACTTATGTCGCCTTATTAATTGTAGTAATAGTATGGTACGTTGTCTTTAAAACACCATTTGGGCTGCGTCTCCGTTCTGTAGGAGAACATCCTATGGCAGCAGATACGATGGGGATTAAAGTACAGCGGATGCGTTACATTGGTGTAATGCTGAGTGGTGCTTTTGCAGGAGCCGGCGGTTCTGTTTATGCCGTAACGATCGCAGGGAACTTCTCGGCGGGTACAATCGTCGGACAGGGGTTCATGGCACTTGCCGCTCTGATTTTCGGCAAATGGACACCGTTCGGAGCCATGGGTGCAGCCATTTTCTTTGGTTTTGCAATGGCTTTAAGTACGTCTGCACAGCAGCTGCCAGGGCTGCAGAACATTCCGCAGGTGTTTTTCCTTATCCTGCCTTATGTATTGACGATACTCGCTTTAGCAGGCTTTGTGGGTAAAGCGGAACCTCCGAAAGCACTCAATCAGCCTTATACAAAAGGAAGCCGTTAA